From a region of the Terriglobales bacterium genome:
- a CDS encoding oligosaccharide flippase family protein has product MANSKRAARVQDRKRYLRLIKHRNFTNSVFGVADYLVLPALMIVAAPILVHRLGLEQFGLWMLITSIISSGGLIGSGFGDAAVHYISTYRGRGDSAGVERTLHSMLWINAVLGATLAIFLWIVTPIAVGSLFKISGNLHVPAETALHFGAIALSLKCIENVFSGCLRALEKYRPTANINIVTRTVTVVSALALSLSGFGVVAIVAAATFANALGLTLHALWVRRTLALRTICPRLHRDSLAEVARFGSFSWLQALAGVAFNHADRLLIGAYLGAGAVGIYSICAQAAQVIHGVVASGSHFMFPHLAAHNGSGDVIGAERRFRIGLVFNLLAAVGLASMFVIFSHRLLSLWMGPEFALQGTVVLRALAVAYGMLAMNVVSHYALLAVGEVRFVSLLNVTSGIAGLATSVFLIPSLGMIGAATGRMVQGLITWVNFWRVHSYFVDRKGPMPQEEIRQLETRIGMS; this is encoded by the coding sequence ATGGCCAATAGCAAGCGGGCAGCGCGAGTTCAGGATCGCAAACGCTACCTGCGGCTTATCAAACATCGCAATTTCACGAACTCGGTGTTCGGAGTTGCCGATTACCTCGTGCTGCCCGCGTTGATGATCGTGGCAGCTCCGATCCTTGTCCATCGGCTCGGTCTGGAACAATTCGGACTCTGGATGTTGATCACTTCGATTATCAGCAGCGGGGGACTGATCGGCTCTGGGTTCGGCGATGCCGCCGTCCATTACATCAGCACATATCGCGGCCGCGGTGATAGTGCCGGCGTTGAACGCACTCTGCACAGTATGCTTTGGATCAATGCGGTACTCGGGGCCACTCTTGCAATCTTTCTTTGGATCGTAACGCCGATCGCAGTCGGTTCACTCTTCAAGATCTCCGGAAATTTGCATGTACCAGCCGAAACGGCATTGCACTTCGGAGCCATCGCGCTGTCATTGAAGTGCATTGAGAACGTTTTCAGCGGGTGCCTACGCGCGCTCGAGAAATACAGGCCGACTGCCAACATCAATATCGTGACCCGTACCGTTACAGTTGTATCCGCACTGGCGCTCTCATTGTCGGGATTCGGTGTGGTCGCGATCGTCGCAGCGGCAACATTCGCAAATGCGCTCGGCCTGACGCTTCATGCGTTGTGGGTTCGGCGAACTCTTGCACTGCGTACTATCTGCCCGCGATTGCATCGAGACTCGCTGGCTGAGGTCGCACGCTTTGGTTCCTTCTCATGGCTTCAGGCCCTGGCTGGAGTCGCATTCAACCATGCTGATCGCCTACTGATAGGTGCCTATCTCGGGGCGGGCGCAGTAGGAATCTACAGTATCTGTGCGCAGGCGGCGCAGGTGATCCATGGAGTGGTAGCGTCAGGATCGCACTTCATGTTTCCCCATTTGGCTGCTCACAACGGCTCGGGTGACGTAATCGGTGCGGAACGACGTTTTCGGATCGGGCTCGTATTCAACCTCCTCGCGGCCGTTGGCTTAGCCAGTATGTTTGTAATCTTCAGCCATCGCTTGCTGTCTCTGTGGATGGGACCTGAATTCGCGCTACAGGGAACCGTGGTCCTACGGGCCCTCGCCGTCGCCTACGGCATGCTGGCGATGAATGTCGTGAGTCACTACGCGTTGCTCGCAGTCGGCGAAGTCCGGTTCGTATCGTTGCTCAACGTAACCTCGGGAATCGCAGGTCTGGCCACCTCCGTCTTTCTGATTCCATCCCTGGGCATGATCGGCGCGGCCACTGGTCGCATGGTGCAGGGCTTGATCACTTGGGTGAATTTCTGGCGCGTTCATTCTTACTTTGTTGATCGGAAAGGGCCCATGCCGCAAGAGGAGATCCGGCAACTCGAAACCCGGATTGGCATGTCATGA